From Xenopus tropicalis strain Nigerian chromosome 3, UCB_Xtro_10.0, whole genome shotgun sequence, the proteins below share one genomic window:
- the prelid1 gene encoding PRELI domain-containing protein 1, mitochondrial, whose protein sequence is MVKYFSGFNILKNSWDQVSAAFWQRYPNPYSKHVLSEDILYREVTPDHKLLTRRLLTKTNRLPRWAERIFPANVAHAVYVVEDSIIDPFSKTMTTYTWNINHASIMSVEERCVYCENSENSNWTEIKREAWVSSKVFGLTRAIQEFGLARFKSNVTKAMKGFEFILGKMQGDVPHRTLVETAKEATEKAKETALAAKEKAKDLASKAATTKKQQYV, encoded by the exons ATGGTGAAGTATTTCTCAGGATTTAATATCCTGAAGAACTCATGGGACCAAGTATCTGCTGCTTTTTGGCAGCGCTATCCAAACCCTTACAG CAAACATGTTTTATCTGAAGACATTCTATACCGTGAGGTAACACCTGACCACAAGCTGCTGACCAGGAGACTTTTAACCAAGACCAATCGATTGCCGCGATGGGCAGAGCGCATTTTCCCAGCCAATGTGGCCCACGCTGTGTATGTCGTAGAAGATTCCATCATAGATCCTTTTAGCAAAACCATGACCACATATACATGGAACATCAATCATGCCTCGATCATG TCTGTGGAGGAGCGCTGTGTATACTGTGAAAATTCTGAGAACAGTAACTGGACCGAGATCAAGCGTGAAGCATGGGTGTCCTCCAAAGTGTTTGGTTTGACCAGGGCTATTCAG gaGTTTGGTCTCGCTCGTTTTAAAAGTAATGTGACCAAGgcaatgaagggctttgaatttATTCTGGGAAAAATGCAAG GTGATGTGCCTCATAGGACCCTTGTTGAAACAGCAAAAGAAGCAACAGAAAAGGCAAAGGAGACTGCACTGGCAGCAAAGGAGAAAGCCAAAGACTTGGCCAGCAAGGCAGCTACAACAAAGAAGCAGCAATATGTTTAA